DNA from Pseudomonas putida:
CCTCACGCACCACTTCGAACTGCTCTTGGGACACCAGCGTGCCACCACCACCGCGGGTGAAGAGTTCGGTCAGCAGCGCGCCGTCTTCGGCATAGCTGACGATATGGCTGCGTGCTACGCCGCCCTTGCAGGCCTCGGCGGCGGCATCCAGCAGTTCACCCTGATAGTCGCTGCCCAGGCGCAGCAGATGCGCGGGCACCTGTTGCGGTCGCAGTTCACGCACCAGCTTGCCATGCTCGTCCAGCAAGCCAGGTTCGGCACCGAACAGCAGCAGCTTGTCGGCGCCAAGCTCGATGGCGGCGCGGGTGGCCACGTCTTCGCATGCCAGGTTGAAGATCTCCCCAGTGGGCGAGTAGCCCAAGGGCGACAGCAACACGATGGAGCGCTCATCGAGCAAGCGGTTGATGCCCTTGCGGTCGATTCGCCGTACCTCGCCGGTGTGGTGATAGTCGACCCCTTCGAGCACCCCGATCGGCCGGGCAGTGACCAGGTTGCCCGAAGCCACCCGCAGGCGCGAGCCCTGCATCGGTGAGGCGGCGATATCCATCGACAGGCGCGCCTCGATGGCCAGGCGCAAGGCGCCGACGGCATCGATCACGCAGTCCAGGGTCGCCGCGTCGGTGACACGCATGCCGCGATGGTAATGAGGGGTCAGACCGCGCTCGGCCAGGCGACTTTCGATCTGCGGGCGCGAGCCATGGACCAGCACCAGCCGCACGCCAAGGCTGTGCAGCAGCACCAGGTCATGGACGATGTTGCCGAAGTTGGGGTGATCCACGCCATCGCCAGGAAGCATGACCACGAAGGTGCAATCGCGATGGGCGTTGATGTAGGGAGAAGCATGGCGAAGCCAGTTGACGTAATCGGGCATGACAGGGCCTGTGGATAAGTGAACGGAGAACGGCGAACAAACGGCGGCGTTCAAAATCATCGTCGGAACAGGCTTACGGTCACGCGCGGTCTCCTCTAGACAGGGACGAATCAGGTCAATGGACGTTTAGCTCAAGCAATAATGCCGGATCAATTCACGTAATAGACGCACGGTAGGCTCGATACGTGACATTTCAAGGTATTCGCCCGGCTGGTGGGCGCAGGCAATGTCGCCAGGGCCCAAGACGATGGTCTGGCAACCCAGTTGCTGAAGATAAGGCGCTTCGGTGCCAAAGGCCACTGCCTCGGCGCGATGGCCGGTCAGACGTTCGGCCAATTGCACCAGTTCGGTGTCGGCGGCCTGCTCGAACGGCGGCACTTCCGGGAACAGCGGCGCATAGTCGATGCGCACTTCGTGGCGCTCGGCAACCGGCAGCAGTTTTTCCCGGATCGCCGCGCGCAGTTGCTCGACATCCATACCTGGCAGCGGGCGCAGGTCGAACTCCAGGGCACATTGGCCGCAGATACGATTGGGGTTGTCACCCCCATGGATGCAGCCGAGGTTCATCGTGGGGGTCGGCACGCTGAACTGCGGGTTGCGGTAGGCCTGTTGCCATTGCTGGCGCAGCCCCATCAGCTCGCCCATCACCGCGTGCATCGCCTCCAGAGCACTGTGCCCAAGGCTTGGGTCCGACGAGTGGCCGCTGCGGCCGAGGATATCGATGCGGTCCATGAGAATGCCCTTGTGCATGCGGATCGGCCGCAGGCCCGTGGGCTCGCCGATCACCGCCGCACGCCCCAGGGGCTGGCCGGCCTCGGCCAGGGCGCGGGCGCCGGACATGGAGCTTTCCTCGTCGCAGGTCGCGAGAACCAGCAGTGGCTGTTTGAAGTCGTGCTCCAACAACGGCAGCACGGCCTCGATGACCAAGGCGAAGAAGCCTTTCATGTCACAACTGCCCAGGCCGACCCAGCGGCCATCGACTTCGGTCAGCTTCAGCGGATCGCTCGCCCACAGTTGCGGATCGTAAGGCACGGTATCGCTGTGCCCGGCCAAGACCAAGCCCCCGGGGCCCGTGCCACGGCTGGCCAGCAGGTTGAACTTACCGGGCGTTACCTGGCGGATCTCGCAGGCAAAACCCAGGTCGCCCAGCCAGCCGGCCAGCAGCTCGATGACCTGTCGGTTTGACTGATCCAATGCAGGCTGGGTGCAACTGACCGACGGTGCGGCGATCAGGGCGGCGAACTGGTCTCTCAGCGACGGCAAGGGCATAGGCGCTCTCCTCGGGCTCGAAGCCCATCATAGCAATGCATCCAGCCCCTGGAACAACCCAACAGCCAAGAGCCGACTCCTGTAGACTGCACGGCAACGATGCCCCCTCCTTCGAGCCTGCGATGCACAAAGAAACCGAACTCAAGCTCCGCGCCAGCCGCGAGACCCTTGCCGCCCTGCGCGAGCACCCCCTGCTGAAAAAGCGCAACAAGTCCGGCTGGCAGACTCGCGAGCTGCTCAACCAGTACTTCGACACCCCGGACCGCGACCTCGCGGCCGCGCGCGTCGCCCTGCGCCTGCGTCGTGACGGCGAGGTCATCATCCAGACCCTCAAGTGCCGCGGCCAGAGCGTGGCAGGCCTGTCCGAGCGCAACGAGCACGAGTGGCACCTGGACAAGGTCAAGCTGGACCTCAAGAAGCTCGACGACACCTGCTGGCCGGAACAACTGGCGGGGCTGGACAAAAAGACCATCAAGCCGCTATTCACCACCGATTTCACCCGCGAGTTCGCGGAGATCGCCTGGGGCCGTGGCAAGGCCAAAGTGGTGATCGAGGCCGCCCTGGACCAGGGCTTCGTCATCGCCGGCAAGCGCAAGGAAGAAATCTGCGAGCTGGAGCTCGAACTGCGCGAAGGCGCCCCCGAGGCACTGCTGGAGCTCGCCGCCGAACTGGCTGCCAGTCTGCCGCTGATGCCCTGCGACATCAGCAAGGCCGAACGTGGCTACCGCCTGCTCGAGCCCGACAGCTACGAGCTGAGCCTGCCCAGCACCGAGCTTGAAGCCGAAACCTCAGTGGACGACGCCTTCACGGCGCTGGCCTGGCAACTGTTGGGCAGCAGCCAGCGCCTGGCCGAGCAATACCGTCACAGCGGCCACTGGCGCCTGCTGCAGGACTGGGTGCAGTGCCTGGCCGAGCTGCGCGCCCTGGTCAGCACCCTGGGGCAGGCCGCACCGCGTGCCACCACCCGAGACCTGCGCATGCGCCTGGATGCGCTGCTGGAAGACTGGCGTCCGCTGGTACAGGCTGGCAATGACGACGAAGACGTCCGCCGCGCCGCCCCCGAGCAGTTCGGCGATGAACTCGAAGACACCCGCTGGGGCCAGTTCTCCCTGGAAACCTCGCGCTGGCTGCTGGCCCGCACCTGGACCGTCGATCGCGCCGGCCGGGGCGAGCGCCAGGGCAAGGCGCACCTGGCCAGCTGGCTGGTGCACCTGCTGGGCGAGGAAGGCCGCTCGCTGAAGCTGCCGCTGTATGCCCAGCGTCCGGAAGACCTTGCCGAGCAACTGCCACGCATCGAGCAATTGCTGGCCTGGCTGCACCATGCCCGCCACGTGCTCGAGGCGCCGCAGATGGATCGCCTGTATGGCGACCTGAAGAAACTGCATGAGCTGGCGGAACTGCCGATCAGCGATGAACTGCTAGAAGCGCGGATCGAGCAGGCTCGCGCCATCGATCAGAGCCGGGGCTGGAAGCATCTGCTCAAAGTCTGATAGCGCATCGTCTGCTTCGTGGATGAACCCGCTCCTACAGGAACTGCCGCAAAGCCTGAGGCCCGCGCCGTACCTGGAGCGGGTGCACCCGCAAACGCTTCACCCCGATAACGGCAAGCTGGTCGTGGACTTGATTTCGGACAAGGCCACGATCGAGTTGACCTCCTGAATCCCCGGCACGTTGGACAACTGCTCGAAGAAGAACCGTTCGTAGGCTTCGATGTCCGACGTGACGATGCGCAGCAAAAAATCCACCGACCCCATCAGCACATAACACTCCAATACCTGTGGAAAACCGCGGATCGCCTCAGTGAATTCGGTGAAGTTCGAACGCCCATGGGCGTTGAGCTTTACCTCGGCGAAGATCTGCGTGTTCAGGCCAACCTTCTTGCGGTCGAGCAAGGTCACCTGACCACGAATGATCCCCTCTTCCTTCAACCGCTGTATGCGTCGCCAGCACGGCGATTGCGACAGGCCAATACGCTCGGCGATCTGCGCGCTGGACAGCGAAGCATCTTCCTGCAATAGCTCCAGAATGCGGCGGTCGTAAGCGTCGAGCTCGCACTGCATTAACAATTCTCCATTATTTGGATTTTCGAATAGTTCTATCTGTCTATCCGGCAATTCGCTGGAATCATAGCGAAAAAATGCCCACGCAGACGTGCCAGAATTTCTGCCTCGACAATGGAGACCGGCATGAACGCACTTGAACGCCCCGAGCCCCCACAACGCACCGACACCTGGGCCGCCAGCGCCGCGCATTGCACCGCCCGCTTTCGCCTGCAGGCCGAGGCCGAGCCGGACAGTCTGTGTCGGGTACTCAACCTCTTCGCGTTGCAGTTCCTCACACCGCACCGTGTTCATGTGGAACAGAGAGACGATCTGCTGAACATCGAAGTGAACGTGGGCGGATTGAGCTGGCACCGCGCCGAAGTCATTGCGCAAAAGCTGCGCAACCTGGTGTGTATCGATCAAGTGAGCCTGGAAAACCTGCCTCGGATGGCCGAGGTGGCCGCACGCTGAGGGTCGCGAGCGAGCGTTGGCCACGCTCGGCGCTTGCGGAGCAAGATCCAGACACGTTTTACCCCACCTGTTTCATCCGATGCCGGCTAGCCTTCCCCGGGACCGATCCACCCTGGCAAGGAAGCCACCATGTACACCGACGATACCCACGCCCTCGATCTGAGCCGGCTGCTCGACGCCCTGCTCGCCGAACAGCACCTGGATGCCAGCGATACCTTACGCGTCCTCGAACAGGCCCATCGCCGCCCAGACCAGCATCCGCTGGAGATCATCGCCGGTCTGGGCCTCCAAGACCGTCGCCATCCCGACCGAAGCCTGGACCTGGACACCCTCTGCCAATGGCTGGCTACCCGGGCCGGCCAGCCATTCATGCGTATCGATCCATTGCAAGTCGACCTGCAGCAGGTCAGTAGCCTGATGTCGCCAGCCTTCGCCCAGCGCCACGGCATCCTCGCCGTGGCCGTGGATGACAGCGGCGTCACGGTGGCCAGCGCCCAGCCCTTCCAGTGCGAGTGGGAAGCCGACCTTGCCCGCAGCCTGGGCAAGCCGATCCGCCGTGTGATGGCCAGCCCGGTGCAGATTCGCCAGTTGGCCCAGACCTTCGTTCGCCTGGCCCACTCGGTCAACGGCGCACAGCGCCAGCAGACCACGGGCCTGGGCGAGCTGGAGCATCTGCTGGAACTTGGCCAGCGCCAGACCGAAGCCAACGCCGATGACGCCCACATCGTGCACATCGTCGACTGGCTGCTGCAGTACGCAATCGAACAGCGCGCCAGCGATATCCATCTCGAGCCGCGCCGTGAGCAGGGCCAGTTGCGCTACCGCATCGACGGCTTGCTGCATACCGTCTATGCGTTTCCCGCCGGCGTCATCCTGGCATTGGTCAGCCGCCTCAAGCATCTGGGGCGTATGGATGTCGCGGAAAAACGCCGCCCCCAGGATGGTCGCCTGAAAAGCCGTCAGCCGGGGGGAGGCGAGGTGGAGCTGCGGCTATCCACGTTGCCCACGCCCTTTGGTGAAAAGCTGGTGCTACGGCTGTTCGACTCCCAGCAGTCACACCAGGACTTTCGCCACCTGGGCCTGGAGGGCGACTTGCTACGCCAGTGGCAAGGGTTGCTGAACCATCGCCAAGGCATTGTCCTGGTCACAGGCCCCACGGGCTCGGGCAAAACCAGCACGCTTTACGCCAGCCTTCGACAACTGGCCACACCCCAGGTCAACCTGTGCACCATCGAAGACCCTATCGAGCGCCTGGAGCCTGCGTTCAACCAGCTGCAGGTCCAACCAAGCCTGGACCTGGGTTTTGCCGATGGCGTGCGCGCCCTGCTGCGCCAGGACCCAGACATCATCATGATCGGCGAGATACGCGATCGCGAAACAGCCCAGGTCGCGGTCCAGGCGGCGCTGACGGGGCACCTGGTGCTTTCCACCCTGCACACCGACGACACCTGCAGCGCGATCACCCGCTTGCAGGAGCTGGGTGTGGCGGACTACCTGATCAAGGCCACGCTGCTCGGCGTAATGGCCCAGCGTCTGGTGCGTACTTTTTGCTGCGAATGCCGAGGTGCGGCGGCCCTCGACGACCTGGCTTGTCGTGCATGCCGAGGGACGGGGTTTCTTGGGCGCACGGGGCTGTTCGAGCTGCTGGTCCCAAGCGAAGGCCTGCGCGCCAGCATCGGCCCCAACAGTGATCTGGCCGCACTGCGCCGGATGGCCCTGGCGGAAGGTTTGCAGGATCTACGTCATTGCGGGGAGGTGAAAATCAGCGCGGGGCAGACCTGTCTGGCAGAGGTGCTCAGGGTCTGCTCGTGAGCAAAAAACCCTTGTATTCAGGGAACTTGCGCCACCCCGACACGATCCAAACGGCCACTCCCACCACCCTCACCATTCGAGGTGAATGCACCATGCGTCTCAAAACCGCCATCGCAGCTGCCGCCCTGCTTTCGCTGCCTGTTGGCTCCGCCATGGCCGATACGTTCTGGCGTAACATCATGACTTCCGGCGCGACCACTGCGTCGAGCTACCTGACCTCTCGTGACCACAAGATGGTCGTGGCAGCCCAAGACGATGCCGGTAGCTTCGTCGCCAGCGAAGGCGCCATTCGCGGGCCGTACCTGGAAGCGGCGATCCGTAAGGTACGCGCCGACAACCCCGGCATGACCGCCACCGACATGGACCTGGCCAACGCGATCCTGGCCAAGAACGCCGTCGCCGAATAAACCGCAGGGACACGCCTACGGATCCATCACCGGGCCTATCATGGGCAACGGACCTGCTCCGGGGCGTCTTCTTCGCGGGTGAATCCGCTCCCACAGGGTCCGCGCTGGCTCTTGGGAGCGGGTTTACCCGCCAAATGTGCGGCTCAGAGCCTCAGGTTATATCTCCGTCAGCGATACGCCTCCACCGGCACGCACGAGCAGAACAGGTTCCTGTCCCCATACACGTTGTCGACCCGATTCACCGCAGGCCAGTACTTGTGCAGCCGCACGTGAGCACTCGGGGCTACGCCCTGCTCCACGCTGTAGGCCCGCGTCCAGGGCCCCAACACATCGGCGAGGGTATGCGGCGCATGCTTGAGCGGGTTGTCGTCTGCCGGCCAGTTGCCCTCCTTCACTTCATCGATCTCCGCCCGGATTGCCAGCATGGCTTCGACGAAACGGTCCAGCTCAGCCTTGGACTCGCTCTCGGTCGGTTCGACCATCAACGTGCCCGGCACTGGGAAAGACATGGTCGGCGCATGGAAGCCATAGTCCATCAGACGCTTGGCCACATCCTCCTCGGTAATGCCAGTCAGCGCCTTGAGCGGGCGCAAGTCGAGGATGCATTCGTGGGCCACACGCTCGTTGCGCCCCCGGTACAGCACCGGGAAAGCGCCGTCGAGCTGATGAGCCAGGTAGTTGGCCGACAGGATCGCCACCTCGCTGGCATCGGCCAATTGCGGCCCCATCATGGCGATGTACATCCAGCTGATCGGCAGGATGCTTGCGCTGCCCCAGGGCGCGGCGCTGACTGCACTGTTGTTCGGGTCGAGCCCCGGCACCGGCACCACCGGGTGGCTGGCAACGAACGCCTTGAGATGAGCACGTACCCCGATCGGCCCCATCCCAGGGCCCCCGCCGCCATGGGGAATGCAGAAGGTCTTGTGCAAGTTCATGTGCGAGACATCGGCACCGATGTCGGCCGGCCGCGTCAGGCCGACCTGGGCATTGAGGTTGGCGCCATCCATGTACACCTGCCCCCCGTGCTGGTGGATGACGTCGCAAATCTCACGAATGCCTTCTTCGTACACCCCATGGGTCGAGGGGTAGGTAATCATCAGGCAGGACAGTCTGTCGCCGGCCGTGCGCGCCTTGGTCTTCAGGTCATCCAGGTCGACGTTGCCCTCATCGTCGCAATCGACGATCACCACTTCCATGCCGGCCATCTGCGCCGACGCAGGGTTGGTGCCGTGAGCCGATGACGGAATGAGGCACAGGGTTCGCTGCGGCTGTCGACGGCTCTGGTGATAGCGAGTGATCGCCATGAGCCCTGCATATTCGCCTTGGGCGCCCGAGTTGGGCTGCATGCAGATAGCATCGAAGCCGGTGATGGCGCACAACCAACGTTCCAGCTCGTCGATCATGACCTTGTAGCCCTGGGCCTGCGCGGCCGGTACGAAGGGGTGCAGCGAGGCGAAGCCCGGCCAGGTGATGGGGATCATCTCGCTGGTGGCATTGAGTTTCATGGTGCACGACCCCAGAGGGATCATCGACTGGTTCAGCGCCAGGTCCTTGTTCTCCAGTTGCTTGAGGTAGCGCAGCATCTCGGTTTCGCTATGGTGCAGGTTGAACACCGGATGGGTGAGCAACGGCGTGCGCCGGACCAGGGCGCCCGGTATGCCTTCGGGCAGCGCCTGGGCGTCAAGCTCGGCGATACGCAGCCCATGGTCGACGCCCAGGAAGACATCGAACAGGCGCATCACCGTCGCCTCAGTACAGGTCTCGTCCAAGCTCACACCCAAATGCCCGCGGCCGAGAATGCGCAGGTTGATCCGCGCCTTCTCGGCACTTTCGATGATCGCTGCCTGGGTACCGCCGACATCGAGGGTGAGGGTATCGAAGAAATGCTGGTTCACCCGCTTGATGCCCTTGGCCTCCAGGCCAGCGGCGAGGACGAACGTCAGCCGGTGGACCCGCTGGGCGATGCGCCTCAGCCCTTCGGGGCCGTGGTACACGGCGTAGAACCCGGCAATGTTGGCCAGCAGCACTTGGGCAGTACAGATGTTGGAGTTGGCCTTTTCACGGCGAATGTGCTGCTCGCGGGTCTGCAAGGCCATGCGCAGGGCGGTGTTGCCGCGCGCATCGCGTGACACGCCGATGATGCGCCCCGGCATCGCCCGCTTGAACTCGTCGCGACAAGCGAAATAAGCGGCATGGGGGCCGCCATAGCCCATAGGCACGCCAAAGCGTTGGGTCGAGCCCAGTACCACATCGGCCCCTAGTTCACCGGGCGGGGTGAGCACCACCAGGCTGAGGATGTCCGCTGCGACGCAGGCCAGCGCATGCTGGCCATGCAGTTGGTCGATCAGCGGCCGCAGGTCGCGAACTTCTCCATGGGTGTCGGGATACTGCAACAAGGCGCCGAACACCTGATGTTTGCCCAGGTTGTCCAGCGAATCGACGATCAGCTCGAAGCCGAAGCCCTCGGCGCGAGTGCGCAGTACCGAGAGTGTTTGCGGATGACAGTGCTCATCGGCGAAGAAGATATTGCTCTTGCTCTTGGCCATCCGCTTGGCCAGGGCCATGGCTTCCGCCGCTGCCGTGGCCTCATCGAGCAATGAGGCATTGGCCAGGGCCAGGCCGGTCAGGTCGATCACCATTTGCTGGAAGTTCAGCAGCGCTTCCAGGCGCCCTTGGGCGATTTCCGGCTGGTAGGGCGTATAGGCGGTGTACCAGCCTGGGTTTTCCAGCACATTGCGCAGGATGACGGTGGGCGTGAGGGTCCCGTGGTAACCCATGCCGATCAGGCTGGTCCAGATCTGGTTCTGCTGCGCGTAGCCGGCCAGCTTGGCCAAGGCAGCCTGCTCGTCCAGGGCGGGCGGCAAGTCGAGCGGGCGGGCCAGGCGAATGCCTGGGGGCACGGTCTGTTCGATCAGTTCGGTGCGACTGGCGATGCCGAGGGCATCGAGCATGGCCTTCTGCTCCGAGGCATCAGGCCCCAGGTGACGACGCAGGAAGGGGTTGAACTCTTGCAGTTGACTCAAGGATGGCGACTGGGACATGGCGATCGTCTCTTCCTGGTCCAGGTCTCATGGAGACTTACAAGTCTAGGAAGGGATTGCCGATGCTGCGTGAAAACTTGCTTTACCCAGGGGTTTCGTAGCGGGCAAACCCGCCCCACAGGGTTCGGCTGGATCCTGTGGGAGGCGGGATACCCGTAGAAGACTTATTCGCCGATGGCCGCCTGGTAGCCAGCAGCGTCGAGCAGCTTTTCCAGGTCGGCCGGGTTGCTTGGCTTGAGCTTGAAGATCCAGGCGTCGTAGGGTTCTTCATTGAGCTGCTCAGGGCTGTCGGCCAGCGCTTCGTTGACCGCGATGACTTCACCGGCCACAGGGGCGTAGATGTCCGAAGCGGCCTTGACCGACTCGACCACACCCGCGGCGTCGCCTGCGGCAAACACCTTGCCCACTTCTGCCAGTTCGACGAACACCACATCACCCAAGGCTTGCTGGGCATGATCGCTGATACCGACGGTCACGCTGCCGTCTGCTTCCAGGCGCGCCCACTCGTGGCTTTCGGCAAAACGCAGTTCGGCGGGGATATTGCTCATCTGTTGTATTCCTCGATTGGCTCAGCGGTCAGCCCGCCGGTAATTGTTCAGATCAGAATCTTTCCATGGCGCACGAAGGTCGGTTTGACCACCCGCACCGGATACCACTTGCCACGAATCTCCACCTCGGCACGCTCACCCGTGGCCATGGGCACACGCGCCAAGGCGATGGATTTGCTCAGCGTAGGCGAGAAACTACCACTGGTGATCTCCCCTTCGCCAATCCCGGCTACCCGCACCACCTGATGGGCACGCAGTACGCCACGCTCCTCCAGCACCAGGCCGACCAGTTTCTCCTGCACGCCCTGCTCGATTTCCGCGAGCAGGCCCGAACGGCCGATGAAGTCGCGCTCGGCCGGTTCCCAGGCAATGCTCCAGCCCAGGTTGGAGGTCAGCGGCGTATGGCTTTCGTCGATGTCCTGGCCGTAGAGGTTCATGCCGGCTTCCAGGCGCAACGTGTCGCGCGCACCGAGGCCGCTGGGGGCGATGCCAGCACCGACGAGGTCGTTGAAGAAAGCGGGGGCCTGCTGGCCGGGGAAGATGATCTCCAGGCCGTCCTCGCCGGTATAGCCAGTCCGGGCGATGAACCAGTCACCTTCGGCGACGCCTTCGAAGGGGCGCAGTTCGCGGACCAGCGCGGCGCGCGAGGCACTGAGCAGTTGGGCGACTTTTTCGCGGGCATGCGGGCCCTGGATGGCGAGGATGGCAAGCTCGGAGCGCTCGACGAAATTGATGGCAAAGCCGGCACTCTGCGCCTGAAGCCAGGTCAGGACCTTGTCGCGGGTGGCGGCGTTGGCCACCAGGCGATAGCCGATTTCGGTGCGGTAGGCGATCAGGTCGTCGAGGACGCCACCGTCAGCGGCAAGCAGTGGGCTGTAAAGCGCCTTGCCAGGACTGCCCAGACGGGCCACATCGTTGGCCAGCAAACGCTGCAGCCAGGGCGTGGCTTGGTCACCGGCAACGTCAATGACAGTCATGTGGGATACATCGAAGACGCCGCAGTCACTGCGCACCTGATGGTGCTCCTCGACTTGCGAACCGTAGTGCAGGGGCATGTCCCAACCACCGAAATCGACCATCTTGGCGCCGAGCGCCAGGTGCAGGTCATACAGAGGCGTACGCTGTCCCATGGGTTTCTCCTTCCGGGCGTGGCGAGGCAGCGGCGATCGGCGACGTTGATTCGTCACCTGATCTTGTTCAGGACCCGCCGCAGCGAATGCCGCGCATTGTAGCCGCAAGGGCGAAGCCTGGCACCCTCAGTGATGATGCCCAGGTCGCCGGGCTGAGCGGCGGATCAGCCCGATGACTGGCAACAGGCCGACCAGCACCAGCGTCAGCGCTGGCAGCGACGCACGTGCCCATTCCCCTTCGCTGGTCATCTCGAACACCCTGACGGCGAGGGTGTCCCAGCCGAACGGTCGCATCAGCAGCGTCGCCGGCATCTCCTTGAGCACATCGACGAATACCAGCAGCGCCGCACTCAGGGCCCCTGGCACCAGCAACGGGAGATACACCTTGAAAAACAATCTCACGCCTCCGACCCCAAGACTGCGCGAAGCCTCCGGCAGTGACGGCCTGATGCGCTCCAGGCTGCTTTCCAACGGGCCATAGGCCACGGCCATGAAGCGCACCAGATAGGCCAGCAGCAAAGCCGAGAGGCTGCCCAGCAACAAGGGTTTTCCGGCGCCACCCATCCACCGGGACAGGGGTACTACCCACTGGTTGTCCAGATAGCTGAAGGCAAGCATGATCGACACGGCCAGCACCGAACCCGGCAGGGCATAGCCCAGGTTGGCCAACCCCACCCCGGCGCGAATGGCGCCTGTGGGCGACTGGCGCCGCGCAAAGGCCAGCAGCAAGGCCACGCTGACCGTGATCAAGGCGGCCATGGCACCCAGGTAGAGGGTGTGCAGGACGAGGCCGATGTACCGCTCGTCCAAGTCATGCCGGCCCCGCTGCCAGAACCACACCAGCAATTGCAGCAACGGGATGACGAAGGCACAGGCGAACACCAGCAGGCACCACGCGGTAGCGGCCAGCGCCTTGACGCCGTGCAGGTGATAGAGCGCCTGCCCTCGCGGCCGCTCGTTGCCATGGCGGGTCGCGCCGCGGGCCCGGCGCTCGCCGTACAGCACCAGTATCACCACCAGCAGCAACAGGCTGGCCAGTTGCGCCGCACTGGAAAGGCTGAAGAAGCCATACCAGGTCTTGTAGATAGCCGTGGTGAAGGTATCGAAGTTGAACACCGCAACAGCGCCGAAATCCGCCAGGGTCTCCATGAGAGCCAAGGCGATGCCCGCACCGATGGCGGGCCGGGCCATGGGCAGCGCCACACGCCAGAACGCCTGCAGCGGCGACAGTCCAAGCACGCGCGCCGCCTCCATCAACCCCTTGCCCTGGGCCAGGAAGGCGCTACGCGCCAGCAGGTAGACATAGGGGTAGAACACCAGCACCAGCACGGTGATCACACCGCCAGTAGAACGTACCCGTGGTAGTCGCAGAGGACCGAACACCTCGCGCAGGGCCGTTTGCACGGGGCCGG
Protein-coding regions in this window:
- the gcvP gene encoding aminomethyl-transferring glycine dehydrogenase gives rise to the protein MSQSPSLSQLQEFNPFLRRHLGPDASEQKAMLDALGIASRTELIEQTVPPGIRLARPLDLPPALDEQAALAKLAGYAQQNQIWTSLIGMGYHGTLTPTVILRNVLENPGWYTAYTPYQPEIAQGRLEALLNFQQMVIDLTGLALANASLLDEATAAAEAMALAKRMAKSKSNIFFADEHCHPQTLSVLRTRAEGFGFELIVDSLDNLGKHQVFGALLQYPDTHGEVRDLRPLIDQLHGQHALACVAADILSLVVLTPPGELGADVVLGSTQRFGVPMGYGGPHAAYFACRDEFKRAMPGRIIGVSRDARGNTALRMALQTREQHIRREKANSNICTAQVLLANIAGFYAVYHGPEGLRRIAQRVHRLTFVLAAGLEAKGIKRVNQHFFDTLTLDVGGTQAAIIESAEKARINLRILGRGHLGVSLDETCTEATVMRLFDVFLGVDHGLRIAELDAQALPEGIPGALVRRTPLLTHPVFNLHHSETEMLRYLKQLENKDLALNQSMIPLGSCTMKLNATSEMIPITWPGFASLHPFVPAAQAQGYKVMIDELERWLCAITGFDAICMQPNSGAQGEYAGLMAITRYHQSRRQPQRTLCLIPSSAHGTNPASAQMAGMEVVIVDCDDEGNVDLDDLKTKARTAGDRLSCLMITYPSTHGVYEEGIREICDVIHQHGGQVYMDGANLNAQVGLTRPADIGADVSHMNLHKTFCIPHGGGGPGMGPIGVRAHLKAFVASHPVVPVPGLDPNNSAVSAAPWGSASILPISWMYIAMMGPQLADASEVAILSANYLAHQLDGAFPVLYRGRNERVAHECILDLRPLKALTGITEEDVAKRLMDYGFHAPTMSFPVPGTLMVEPTESESKAELDRFVEAMLAIRAEIDEVKEGNWPADDNPLKHAPHTLADVLGPWTRAYSVEQGVAPSAHVRLHKYWPAVNRVDNVYGDRNLFCSCVPVEAYR
- the gcvH gene encoding glycine cleavage system protein GcvH, coding for MSNIPAELRFAESHEWARLEADGSVTVGISDHAQQALGDVVFVELAEVGKVFAAGDAAGVVESVKAASDIYAPVAGEVIAVNEALADSPEQLNEEPYDAWIFKLKPSNPADLEKLLDAAGYQAAIGE
- the gcvT gene encoding glycine cleavage system aminomethyltransferase GcvT; its protein translation is MGQRTPLYDLHLALGAKMVDFGGWDMPLHYGSQVEEHHQVRSDCGVFDVSHMTVIDVAGDQATPWLQRLLANDVARLGSPGKALYSPLLAADGGVLDDLIAYRTEIGYRLVANAATRDKVLTWLQAQSAGFAINFVERSELAILAIQGPHAREKVAQLLSASRAALVRELRPFEGVAEGDWFIARTGYTGEDGLEIIFPGQQAPAFFNDLVGAGIAPSGLGARDTLRLEAGMNLYGQDIDESHTPLTSNLGWSIAWEPAERDFIGRSGLLAEIEQGVQEKLVGLVLEERGVLRAHQVVRVAGIGEGEITSGSFSPTLSKSIALARVPMATGERAEVEIRGKWYPVRVVKPTFVRHGKILI
- a CDS encoding ABC transporter permease; amino-acid sequence: MPHTPQRRWYLPVFLVAALVLLPLSVLVLSWQSVDMQIWSHLLDTQMSRLLGNTLTLVLGVGAGVTLLGVSLAWLTSLCQFPGRRWLDWALMLPFAIPAYVLAFVFVGLLDFAGPVQTALREVFGPLRLPRVRSTGGVITVLVLVFYPYVYLLARSAFLAQGKGLMEAARVLGLSPLQAFWRVALPMARPAIGAGIALALMETLADFGAVAVFNFDTFTTAIYKTWYGFFSLSSAAQLASLLLLVVILVLYGERRARGATRHGNERPRGQALYHLHGVKALAATAWCLLVFACAFVIPLLQLLVWFWQRGRHDLDERYIGLVLHTLYLGAMAALITVSVALLLAFARRQSPTGAIRAGVGLANLGYALPGSVLAVSIMLAFSYLDNQWVVPLSRWMGGAGKPLLLGSLSALLLAYLVRFMAVAYGPLESSLERIRPSLPEASRSLGVGGVRLFFKVYLPLLVPGALSAALLVFVDVLKEMPATLLMRPFGWDTLAVRVFEMTSEGEWARASLPALTLVLVGLLPVIGLIRRSARRPGHHH